One segment of Theobroma cacao cultivar B97-61/B2 chromosome 9, Criollo_cocoa_genome_V2, whole genome shotgun sequence DNA contains the following:
- the LOC18587975 gene encoding dehydration-responsive element-binding protein 3 yields MTEPQNSETESSSNSFSSPPLSPSSPGSTHSPPNSVPSSTTTLNAKPETTSSDSNKKIKRMRDSSKHPVYRGVRMRNWGKWVSEIREPRKKSRIWLGTFPTPEMAARAHDVAALSIKGNSAILNFPELANSLPRPVSLAPRDVQAAAAKAAQMDKFDSPSPFTTSSATLSSSSSLSSLVSQMELSSGSDELSQIVELPSLETSYDSVELKNEFVFVDSVDGWFYTPPWLQSVDDCGYVCDQLGVPESVLQNGFDEGLLWDY; encoded by the coding sequence ATGACTGAGCCGCAAAATTCAGAGACAGAGAGCAGCTCCAACTCATTCTCTTCTCCTCCACTATCACCCTCATCTCCAGGGTCAACTCACTCACCTCCTAACTCGGTTCCTAGCTCAACTACCACCCTAAACGCGAAACCCGAGACCACCTCATCAGATTCTAATAAAAAGATCAAGAGAATGAGGGATTCAAGCAAGCACCCAGTTTACCGTGGAGTACGAATGCGAAACTGGGGCAAATGGGTGTCCGAAATCCGCGAGCCACGCAAAAAATCCCGCATTTGGCTCGGTACTTTCCCTACCCCTGAAATGGCAGCTCGTGCACACGACGTGGCGGCTTTAAGCATCAAAGGCAATTCGGCTATTCTCAACTTCCCCGAACTCGCTAACTCTTTACCTCGACCCGTGTCTTTAGCTCCCCGTGACGTCCAAGCTGCGGCAGCCAAAGCAGCCCAAATGGACAAGTTTGACTCCCCGTCACCTTTCACCACATCGTCTGCCACATTGTCATCGTCGTCATCGCTGTCGTCTTTGGTTTCTCAGATGGAATTGTCTTCAGGGTCGGACGAGTTAAGCCAGATAGTGGAGCTGCCAAGCCTTGAGACGAGTTATGACTCGGTTGAGTTAAAGAATGAGTTTGTGTTTGTGGACTCAGTGGATGGATGGTTTTATACTCCACCCTGGCTTCAAAGCGTGGACGACTGTGGGTATGTTTGCGATCAGTTAGGAGTGCCAGAGAGTGTCTTACAAAATGGTTTCGATGAAGGTTTGCTATGGGATTATtag